In a genomic window of Besnoitia besnoiti strain Bb-Ger1 chromosome XI, whole genome shotgun sequence:
- a CDS encoding hypothetical protein (encoded by transcript BESB_020580): MRGLRSSRELIHSRKGNVRVAATASMATAHAPEQHASSAHWVKEPVARERGFRETYLCHFCANPFSAVSLPLHVRGCKERKELLRGSLPLAGPPDVPPTPEWRREYNEWARDIALNQDLLTPCQLCGHGVLPQRLSTHLWRCVLNSGCSPADAGTPLCIAAPFSPYEQASVCAPLRALDEGEGPRASAARASHRPPFKLPSVLEAWARSDPGAQPRRETRGAETANPTRRGRAAKGRRSERETVPARPKACGVPPCLRFRFAAPPAEKPRKGARDADSLLFWQRKEASAYLKWFANATDKNFHVRDRAQHGAQPDREEN; this comes from the exons ATGCGCGGCCTCCGGAGTTCGAGGGAACTCATTCACTCGCGAAAGGGCAACGTTCGtgtcgcggcgaccgcctcaATGGCGACGGCTCACGCTCCCGAGCAGCACGCGAGCTCAGCTCACTGGGTGAAGGAGCCTGttgcgcgcgagcgaggcttCCGAGAGACCTACTTGTGTCATTTCTG CGCGAACCCCTTCAGCGCGGTATCGCTTCCCCTTCACGTTCGTGGCTGcaaggagaggaaagaacTCCTCCGCGGTAgcctgccgctcgcggggCCCCCGGACGTGCCACCGACGCCTGAGTGGCGACGCGAGTACAACGAATGG GCGCGGGACATAGCTTTGAACCAAGACCTCCTCACGCCCTGTCAGCTCTGTG GCCATGGCGTTCTTCCACAGAG ACTCTCGACGCACCTCTGGAGATGCGTACTAAATTCGGGGTGCTCGCCAGCTGACGCAGGCACTCCGCTCTGCATCGCCGCTCCCTTCAGCCCATATGAGCAGgcgagcgtctgcgcgcccctCAGGGCGTTGGACGAGGGGGAAGGCccccgcgcgtccgcggctcggGCGAGTCACAGGCCTCCGTTCAAGCTGCCCTCCGTCCTTGAGGCTTGGGCCCGGTCGGACCCCGGCGCCCAGCCACGGCGAGAGACcaggggcgcggagacagccaaccccacgcggcgaggccgcgccgcgaagggacGCCGctccgagagagagacagttCCTGCACGACCAAAA GCTTGCGGCGTGCCTCCGTGTTTGCGctttcgcttcgccgcgcctcccgcagagaagccgcggaaaggcgccagagacgcgGACTCGCTGCTTTTCTGGCAAAGAAAAGAAGCTTCAGCGTACCTGAAGTGGTTTGCGAACGCCACGGACAAGAATTTCCACGTCCGAGACCGCGCACAACACGGCGCGCAACCCGATCGGGAAGAAAACTAA